The genomic DNA GTCAGTCAATGGCTAAGCCGCTCATACCGGTCGAGGCGATTTACGACCACGCCTTGGCACTGATCGACGCCGATGGTGCGCAGGCGCTCAACGCGCGTCGCCTGGCTGCGGACCTCAAGTGCTCCACCCGCACGCTCTACCAGCAGGTGGGAAATCGCGAAGAGCTGATTCGGGCGCTCGTCGGCCGCCACTTCTCGCAGCTGCAATTGGACTTCCACGAATACGACACCTGGGAGTCCACAGCCCGCCAGTGGAGTCTCGCGCTACTCGGCGCGCTGCAGGCGCATCCGTTCCTAACCCAACTGATGACTATCGATGACCGCGCTGCCGTCGAGTCCTATGTCGATAAGTTGCTGAAGTCGCTGGTGCGGTCCGGGATCGACCGCCGGCTCGCCACGGAGTTCTGCCGGTCGTTGGTGAACACGACGATCAACCACACGATTGTCGAAACGCAGGCGCTGCACCCGGCGCCACCTACCCGCACTGGTGGCGTCGATGCGAAGAGGCGCCAGCGGTCCTTTCTGCGAACCATCGACTGGATCATCGGCGGCGTACGCCAGGACGCGCTTTCAGCGACAACCGCCAGTCGCCGCTAGCTCGACGGGGCCCGCCACACACCCGAGCCATTTCAGAAAACGATGTTGTTTAATGCACGGTATGAACGACGATGCGGCTGCAAACCCGCCCAACCACGGTCCGCTCCATGGGATACGGGTGGTTGAGTTCGCGGGAGTGGGCCCGGGGCCGCACGCGGCGATGGTGCTTTCGGATCTGGGTGCTGACGTGGTGCGCATTCAGCGGCCGGGTTTATTGCCCGTTGCCCGGCTCAACGCCGATGGGATGCTGCGGGGGCGTGCGGTGGTGGAGGCGGACTTGAAGGACGATGGAGACAAGGCCGCGGTCATGGATCTCATCGCGCGCGCCGATGTCCTGGTCGAGGGTTTCCGCCCGGGGGTAATGGAACGACTGGGATACGGCCCCGAGCGCGTGCAGCCCTTGAACCCGCGCCTGATCTATGCGCGGATGACCGGCTGGGGCCAGACCGGGCCGCGGGCGCCACGCGCCGGCCACGACATCAATTACTTGGCTTTGACCGGATTCCTGCACGCGATCGGGCGCCGAGCCGACCGACCGGTCCCGCCGTTGAACCTGGTCGGCGACTTCGGCGGTGGGTCGATGTTCCTGCTCGTTGGCGTCCTGGCTGCCATCATCGAGCGCCAGACCTCTGATCGCGGCCAGGTGATCGACGCGGCCATCGTCGACGGGGTTTCGGTTCTGGGCCAGATGATCT from Mycobacterium sp. DL440 includes the following:
- a CDS encoding TetR/AcrR family transcriptional regulator, whose amino-acid sequence is MAKPLIPVEAIYDHALALIDADGAQALNARRLAADLKCSTRTLYQQVGNREELIRALVGRHFSQLQLDFHEYDTWESTARQWSLALLGALQAHPFLTQLMTIDDRAAVESYVDKLLKSLVRSGIDRRLATEFCRSLVNTTINHTIVETQALHPAPPTRTGGVDAKRRQRSFLRTIDWIIGGVRQDALSATTASRR
- a CDS encoding CaiB/BaiF CoA-transferase family protein, producing the protein MNDDAAANPPNHGPLHGIRVVEFAGVGPGPHAAMVLSDLGADVVRIQRPGLLPVARLNADGMLRGRAVVEADLKDDGDKAAVMDLIARADVLVEGFRPGVMERLGYGPERVQPLNPRLIYARMTGWGQTGPRAPRAGHDINYLALTGFLHAIGRRADRPVPPLNLVGDFGGGSMFLLVGVLAAIIERQTSDRGQVIDAAIVDGVSVLGQMIWAFRGIGLWSDERGTNMLDTGAPYYDTYETADGGYMAVGAIEPQFYTELLVGLGLSGRADFPDRNDVSQWELLREIFTEAFLARTRDEWVGVFDGTDACVTPVLTFTEAATDSHMTARGVVGVIDNVMQASMAPRFSRSVSRAPEGPARVATKAGAVWND